The Salvelinus fontinalis isolate EN_2023a chromosome 31, ASM2944872v1, whole genome shotgun sequence genome has a window encoding:
- the LOC129830052 gene encoding protein FAM110B-like codes for MPVETLRPSDGCLVGVPFTSAMPFRILNKGPDYFRRPAEPGARKLSAVERLEADKAKYVKSQQVVLTRQEPVKPPIIRKPLLSPGMMLQCRINAPPARKVPRRPADSENGGGIGGVGWRRGPPLNLDILNNLINVCDGPLHCSPSPVSSSPSASSPSGGNSMGNRLLVDQERSNRVLNDFKHVNNCNTSSTSSSSTSPFNNNSQASPAEPSRRPPPVPARGIRVGVPVPYTTPNSVTVRRVDVRPQAEVRKPLRTQLRPPIKPRQTAQPQAPPPPPQQPQTQPLSPTPMQALPSSPPYLPPSPMVFGAGMMPPASPAFTRLSSASSRGSRPGSARKHPSLHRSKSDLSDRFSRATADLERFFNYCGLHPEEVEGMGGVERFARASSDIVSVSKMRSVSTPSSECEQAREQGEDEEGPARPGERVPYGISVIERNARVIKWLYGIRQARDSNTVSNV; via the coding sequence ATGCCTGTAGAGACCCTCCGGCCCTCAGACGGGTGCCTGGTGGGGGTCCCCTTCACCTCAGCCATGCCTTTCCGCATCCTCAACAAGGGACCCGACTACTTCCGGCGGCCCGCGGAGCCTGGAGCCCGTAAGCTGAGTGCGGTGGAGCGTCTGGAGGCGGACAAGGCCAAGTATGTGAAGAGCCAGCAGGTGGTGCTCACCAGGCAGGAGCCTGTCAAACCACCCATCATCCGCAAGCCTCTGCTGTCCCCAGGCATGATGCTGCAGTGTCGGATCAACGCCCCCCCGGCCCGCAAGGTCCCGCGGCGGCCGGCCGACTCAGAGAacggaggagggataggaggggtaGGGTGGCGGAGGGGACCCCCTCTTAACCTGGATATCCTCAACAACCTCATCAACGTGTGTGATGGACCCCTGCACTGCTCCCCGTCTCCCGTCTCTTCCTCGCCCTCCGCCTCCTCTCCATCAGGGGGGAACAGCATGGGGAATAGACTCTTAGTTGACCAGGAGAGGAGCAACAGAGTCCTGAACGACTTTAAACATGTTAATAACTGCAACACCTCCTCTacatcctcctcttccacctctcccTTTAACAACAACAGCCAGGCCTCCCCTGCCGAGCCCAGCCGCCGGCCACCTCCTGTCCCAGCACGGGGCATCAGGGTGGGGGTGCCAGTGCCCTACACCACTCCAAACTCAGTGACGGTGCGCAGGGTGGATGTTAGGCCCCAGGCTGAGGTGAGGAAGCCCCTGAGGACCCAGCTCCGGCCTCCGATCAAGCCCAGACAGACTGCCCAGCCACAggccccaccaccacctccacagcAGCCCCAGACTCAACCTCTGTCCCCCACCCCCATGCAggctctcccctcttccccaccCTACCTGCCTCCCAGCCCCATGGTGTTTGGGGCCGGCATGATGCCCCCAGCCTCTCCTGCTTTCACCCGCCTGTCCTCAGCCAGCTCCAGGGGGTCTCGTCCTGGCTCGGCCCGTAAACACCCCTCCCTACACCGCTCCAAGTCTGACCTGAGTGACCGGTTCTCACGAGCCACAGCCGACCTGGAGCGCTTCTTCAACTACTGTGGGCTGCACCCAGAGGAGGTAGAGGGCATGGGGGGAGTGGAGCGCTTCGCCAGGGCCAGCTCAGACATTGTGTCTGTGTCCAAAATGCGCAGTGTCAGCACCCCCAGCTCTGAGTGTGAGCAGGCACGGGAACAGGGGGAGGACGAGGAGGGTCCTGCCCGACCCGGGGAGCGTGTCCCCTACGGAATCTCTGTCATCGAGAGGAACGCTCGTGTCATCAAGTGGCTATACGGGATCCGCCAGGCGCGGGACTCCAATACTGTGTCCAATGtttag